A region of Ignatzschineria larvae DSM 13226 DNA encodes the following proteins:
- the dut gene encoding dUTP diphosphatase, translated as MLQVDFKILDARIGKEFPLPNYATAGSAGLDLRAMITEDTIIKAGDSLFVKTGIAIYLKDPRYAAMVLPRSGLGVKHGIVLGNLVGLIDADYQGELMVCLWNRGKEDFTLKVGERMAQLIIVPVMQAQLNLVEEFEESERGEGGFGHTGRH; from the coding sequence ATGTTACAGGTTGATTTTAAGATTTTAGATGCGCGTATTGGGAAAGAGTTTCCCCTACCCAATTATGCAACGGCAGGCTCAGCCGGGCTAGATCTACGGGCAATGATTACAGAAGATACCATCATTAAAGCGGGTGATAGCCTTTTCGTAAAAACAGGGATTGCCATCTATCTTAAAGATCCTCGCTATGCGGCCATGGTGCTTCCACGCTCGGGTTTAGGTGTGAAGCATGGCATTGTCTTGGGGAATTTAGTGGGCTTGATTGATGCTGATTATCAGGGTGAATTAATGGTTTGCTTATGGAATCGTGGCAAAGAAGATTTCACGCTTAAAGTAGGTGAGCGTATGGCGCAGCTTATTATTGTACCGGTGATGCAAGCCCAATTAAATCTTGTAGAAGAGTTTGAAGAGAGCGAACGTGGCGAAGGGGGCTTTGGTCATACGGGGCGCCATTAA
- the bfr gene encoding bacterioferritin, translating into MKIERTVLQHLNKVLGQYLISINQYFLHARILKNWGFEGLGHPIYKKSIEDMKESDDLIERILLLEGLPNLQELGKLLIGEDVPEILQCDLAREYEKRATLVAAIEHLESVQDYVSRDLLSEMLDESEEYIDWIETQQENIELMGLDVYLQKQIEKAD; encoded by the coding sequence ATGAAAATTGAACGTACTGTGTTGCAACATCTTAATAAGGTGTTAGGTCAATACCTTATCTCAATTAACCAATATTTTTTGCACGCACGTATTTTAAAGAATTGGGGCTTTGAAGGGTTAGGACATCCGATCTATAAAAAGTCGATCGAGGATATGAAAGAGTCTGATGATCTGATCGAGCGTATCTTATTACTCGAAGGTCTACCTAATTTGCAGGAATTAGGGAAATTATTGATCGGTGAAGATGTGCCGGAGATTTTACAATGTGATCTTGCTCGGGAATATGAGAAACGTGCGACATTAGTAGCGGCTATTGAACATTTAGAATCTGTGCAGGATTATGTTTCTCGTGATCTTCTATCTGAAATGTTAGATGAGAGCGAAGAGTATATTGATTGGATTGAGACTCAACAAGAGAACATCGAATTAATGGGCTTAGATGTCTATTTGCAAAAACAGATCGAAAAAGCAGATTAA
- the asd gene encoding aspartate-semialdehyde dehydrogenase, giving the protein MKKLGLVGWRGMVGSVLMERMIVENDFAGIHTTFFSTSNAGGEAPTIEIDGVTASTENGLADAYDLEALRAQDIIISCQGGDYTAAVFESLRDSGWKGYWIDAASSLRMKEHAMIILDPVNRHIIDQSLEKGVKDFIGGNCTVSLMLMALGSLFKEGLVEWATSMTYQSASGAGAQNMKELLAQMGAIHGFVAADLENPAKSILEIDQRVTASFDMDHYPKSRFGVPLAGSLIPWIDSELENGQSREEWKAMAESNKLLQLERQVPIDGTCVRVGAMRCHSQGLTLKLTKDIPMADIEAMIKESNRWVKVVPNHRDITMQELTPAATSGTLTIPVGRLRKMNLGNEYLNAFTVGDQLLWGAAEPLRRMLNILLERESDL; this is encoded by the coding sequence ATGAAAAAATTGGGTTTAGTCGGTTGGCGTGGCATGGTGGGTTCTGTATTAATGGAACGAATGATTGTTGAGAATGATTTTGCCGGCATCCATACCACTTTTTTTTCAACATCAAATGCTGGGGGCGAAGCGCCTACGATTGAAATCGATGGTGTCACTGCTTCAACGGAAAATGGTCTTGCAGATGCCTATGATTTAGAAGCATTACGGGCACAGGATATTATTATCAGTTGCCAAGGGGGAGATTATACAGCGGCTGTTTTTGAATCATTGCGGGATAGCGGTTGGAAAGGTTACTGGATTGATGCCGCTTCTTCGCTTCGAATGAAAGAGCACGCGATGATTATCCTTGATCCTGTGAATCGACATATTATTGATCAGAGCCTTGAAAAAGGTGTTAAAGATTTTATCGGCGGGAACTGTACTGTTAGCTTAATGTTAATGGCGCTAGGTTCACTCTTTAAAGAGGGATTGGTTGAGTGGGCTACTTCGATGACTTACCAGTCGGCATCAGGGGCAGGGGCGCAAAATATGAAAGAGCTCTTAGCTCAAATGGGCGCGATTCATGGTTTTGTGGCGGCAGATCTAGAAAACCCTGCCAAATCTATTCTTGAAATTGATCAGAGGGTGACCGCTTCTTTCGATATGGATCATTATCCAAAATCTCGTTTTGGCGTACCATTGGCAGGGAGCTTAATTCCTTGGATCGATTCAGAATTAGAAAATGGTCAGAGCCGGGAAGAGTGGAAAGCGATGGCGGAGAGTAATAAACTCTTGCAACTTGAACGACAAGTTCCGATTGATGGGACTTGTGTCCGTGTTGGTGCAATGCGATGCCATTCTCAAGGTTTAACACTGAAATTAACCAAAGATATCCCGATGGCGGATATTGAAGCGATGATCAAAGAGAGCAACCGTTGGGTGAAAGTCGTGCCAAATCATCGGGATATTACAATGCAAGAGTTAACGCCAGCAGCAACATCAGGCACGCTGACAATCCCTGTCGGACGTTTACGTAAGATGAATTTGGGGAATGAGTATCTAAACGCATTTACAGTAGGCGATCAGTTGCTATGGGGTGCTGCAGAGCCGCTTCGCAGAATGCTCAATATTCTTTTAGAGAGAGAATCGGATCTGTAA
- a CDS encoding (2Fe-2S)-binding protein: MFICLCNGITDKAIVEAVENGVTTFEALQAQLGVATCCGSCADIAKSFLPGEASPIEQGMPVPQAYELR, encoded by the coding sequence ATGTTTATTTGTCTTTGCAATGGAATCACCGATAAAGCAATCGTCGAAGCAGTCGAGAATGGCGTCACTACTTTTGAAGCATTGCAAGCACAATTAGGTGTTGCAACTTGTTGCGGAAGTTGTGCTGATATCGCCAAAAGTTTTCTACCTGGTGAAGCCTCTCCTATCGAACAAGGGATGCCTGTCCCTCAAGCGTATGAATTACGCTAA
- the leuB gene encoding 3-isopropylmalate dehydrogenase, which translates to MKILVLAGDGIGPEIVGQAERVLTTVAKKHSLNIALDYANIGGIAVDKDGAPYPAVTAEKAKAADAILLGSVGGPQYDSLPRDLRPEQGLLAIRKELNLFANLRPAQVFKELAHASSLKDELVAGLDILIVRELTGDIYFGQPRGIEERNGELVGFNTMIYSESEIRRIAHVAFQAAQKRNKQLCSIDKMNVLEATQLWRDVVKQVATEYPDVTLTHLLVDNAAMQLVRAPKQFDVMLTGNIFGDILSDEASMLTGSIGMLPSASLDENNKGLYEPIHGSAPDIAGQNIANPLATILSVAMMFRYTFDRNDIADEIENAVKSVLSQGYRTKDIATASEKVVSCSEMGDAVIAALG; encoded by the coding sequence ATGAAGATATTAGTTTTAGCCGGAGATGGTATTGGGCCTGAAATTGTCGGGCAAGCGGAGCGGGTATTAACGACAGTTGCGAAAAAGCATTCGCTCAATATCGCACTCGATTATGCCAATATTGGTGGAATTGCAGTAGACAAAGATGGAGCCCCTTATCCCGCTGTCACTGCTGAGAAAGCCAAAGCTGCGGATGCCATTCTTTTAGGCTCAGTAGGTGGACCACAATATGATAGTTTGCCGAGAGATCTTCGCCCTGAGCAAGGCTTATTGGCGATCCGTAAGGAATTGAATCTCTTTGCGAATCTTCGTCCTGCACAAGTATTTAAAGAGCTTGCACACGCTTCAAGTTTAAAGGATGAATTAGTTGCCGGGCTTGATATTTTAATCGTTCGTGAATTAACCGGGGATATCTACTTCGGGCAGCCTCGTGGCATTGAAGAGCGTAATGGGGAATTAGTGGGTTTTAATACCATGATCTATTCGGAATCAGAGATTCGCCGTATTGCACATGTGGCATTCCAAGCGGCACAAAAGCGTAATAAGCAACTCTGTTCAATCGATAAGATGAATGTATTGGAAGCAACACAACTCTGGCGTGATGTGGTTAAGCAAGTCGCCACAGAGTACCCTGATGTGACTTTAACTCACTTGTTGGTCGATAACGCCGCAATGCAATTGGTGCGTGCGCCGAAACAATTTGATGTCATGCTTACCGGTAATATCTTTGGGGATATCCTCTCAGATGAAGCATCTATGTTAACCGGTTCAATCGGAATGTTACCATCAGCTTCTTTAGATGAAAACAATAAAGGGCTTTATGAGCCCATTCATGGATCAGCACCGGATATCGCAGGGCAAAATATTGCTAATCCATTAGCTACTATTTTATCAGTCGCGATGATGTTCCGTTATACCTTTGATCGAAACGATATTGCTGATGAAATAGAGAACGCAGTGAAATCAGTATTAAGCCAAGGTTATCGAACTAAGGATATTGCGACAGCTTCAGAAAAAGTGGTCAGTTGTTCAGAGATGGGCGATGCGGTGATTGCGGCCTTAGGTTAA
- a CDS encoding CynX/NimT family MFS transporter, translated as MHSSVRSKPYMVPIACFWLVFLAAASLRVTLTSLGPVLSDIANNLDLSSAVVSFLVTIPIICMGVFALFAAPLSNRLGMERMITLSLFLIGLSTITRSYFHTTTWLFLSSFLMGIGIAIAGPLLSGYVKRHFKDKSNVGMIFYTFGISISGVLGSFSSSFLNQYLGWDWAITLEVWAVPILLVSGIWAAFYLFKQSEDGGQMSAPKAKMPWNKPRAWMLVACFGLQSGLFYTNVAWLLPFLGEKGIDSFHANMLFNLFILNGIVGSFLIPMIVIRIGLKATAIGAITLIMLMMLLLLLGNSSLILVYLAVAILGILISSGLFAITMLLPFNEVNDGNAVASWTAMMLFGGYCFAAFIPTLLGLLYDLTGSYSAIYWGGMLNGFLLFVMFCIFFRKKGIEK; from the coding sequence ATGCATTCGTCCGTCCGATCGAAGCCCTATATGGTGCCGATAGCCTGTTTTTGGTTGGTGTTTCTAGCCGCTGCTTCGCTTCGTGTGACTTTGACCTCTTTGGGACCCGTTTTAAGTGATATTGCCAATAATTTAGATTTATCTAGTGCAGTAGTCAGTTTTCTGGTGACGATTCCTATTATTTGTATGGGTGTTTTTGCACTCTTCGCAGCGCCACTTAGTAATCGGCTGGGAATGGAGCGCATGATTACCCTTAGCCTCTTTTTAATTGGTTTATCTACTATTACCCGTAGTTATTTTCATACGACGACTTGGCTCTTTCTCTCTTCCTTTTTGATGGGCATTGGAATTGCGATTGCCGGTCCTTTATTATCCGGTTACGTGAAGCGACATTTCAAGGATAAAAGTAATGTTGGCATGATTTTCTATACCTTTGGGATTAGCATTAGTGGGGTATTAGGCTCTTTTAGTAGCTCATTTTTAAATCAATATTTAGGTTGGGATTGGGCGATCACACTTGAAGTTTGGGCAGTTCCTATTTTATTGGTATCAGGTATTTGGGCGGCTTTTTATCTCTTTAAACAGAGTGAAGATGGCGGCCAAATGAGTGCCCCTAAGGCTAAAATGCCATGGAATAAACCACGCGCTTGGATGCTGGTTGCTTGCTTTGGCTTACAGTCTGGACTTTTTTATACCAACGTGGCTTGGTTACTGCCTTTTCTAGGAGAAAAGGGGATTGACAGTTTTCATGCCAATATGCTCTTTAATCTTTTTATCCTCAATGGAATTGTTGGCAGCTTCTTAATTCCTATGATTGTGATTCGTATTGGTTTAAAAGCAACGGCAATCGGGGCTATCACACTTATTATGCTGATGATGTTACTGTTATTATTGGGTAATAGTTCTCTTATATTGGTCTATTTAGCAGTGGCCATTTTGGGTATCTTGATTAGCTCTGGGCTCTTTGCAATTACGATGCTACTACCTTTTAATGAGGTCAATGATGGTAATGCAGTTGCAAGCTGGACGGCTATGATGCTCTTCGGAGGTTACTGTTTTGCAGCCTTTATTCCGACGCTATTAGGATTACTGTACGATTTAACTGGCAGTTACAGTGCTATCTATTGGGGGGGAATGTTGAATGGCTTTTTACTCTTTGTGATGTTCTGTATCTTCTTCCGTAAGAAGGGGATCGAGAAATAA
- the epmA gene encoding EF-P lysine aminoacylase EpmA, with the protein MNLKEEGELLQNRLWRRGLLFRTIRDYFFLEEVVEVDTPILSQFGNPDPALLNFVTSYHGPGEYYRAPFYLITSPEYHMKRLLAQGVGSCYYLGKVFRDGELSGRHNPEFTMLEWYRLDYHLEKLMKEVILLIKILTDLPLEVEMMTYREAFLTHLNLDPFTASLEELQAILEMNKIDLTFTLRDRDEALDLIVSHLIEPQFDPDKLTLLYHYPASQASLSKIVEVDGQFVGKRFELYWKGLELANGYEELTNAKEQRKRFEAENAKRVACGMDAVPIDELLLESLDQLPFCSGVALGVDRLLMAIEQTKEIEMVIPFGWEKA; encoded by the coding sequence ATGAATCTAAAAGAAGAGGGAGAGTTATTGCAAAATAGATTATGGCGACGAGGGTTATTGTTTCGTACAATTCGTGATTACTTTTTTTTGGAAGAGGTCGTTGAGGTTGACACACCGATTTTAAGTCAATTTGGTAACCCTGACCCGGCATTGCTTAATTTTGTGACCAGCTATCATGGACCTGGGGAATATTACCGAGCGCCTTTTTACCTGATTACATCCCCTGAATACCATATGAAGCGCCTCTTAGCACAAGGAGTCGGTTCTTGTTACTATTTAGGGAAGGTTTTTCGGGATGGGGAGCTAAGTGGACGACATAATCCTGAATTTACCATGCTAGAGTGGTATCGCTTAGACTACCATCTTGAAAAATTGATGAAAGAAGTGATTCTTCTTATCAAAATTTTGACAGACCTACCGCTTGAAGTAGAGATGATGACTTATCGTGAGGCATTCTTAACCCACTTAAATCTTGATCCTTTTACGGCAAGCCTTGAAGAGTTACAAGCAATATTGGAGATGAATAAGATCGATTTAACCTTTACGCTACGGGATAGAGATGAGGCTTTAGATCTGATTGTTTCTCATCTCATTGAACCTCAATTTGACCCTGATAAATTGACACTTCTCTACCATTATCCTGCTTCACAGGCCTCTTTATCGAAGATTGTAGAAGTCGATGGTCAATTTGTAGGTAAACGCTTTGAGCTCTATTGGAAAGGTTTAGAGCTAGCTAACGGTTATGAAGAATTGACCAATGCTAAAGAGCAGCGCAAGCGTTTTGAAGCGGAAAATGCGAAGCGAGTCGCATGTGGTATGGACGCTGTTCCGATTGATGAATTATTGCTAGAATCTTTAGATCAACTCCCATTTTGTAGCGGTGTTGCTTTAGGTGTCGATCGATTATTGATGGCGATAGAGCAGACAAAAGAGATTGAAATGGTCATTCCATTTGGTTGGGAAAAGGCTTAA
- the hemJ gene encoding protoporphyrinogen oxidase HemJ: protein MSYLVFKALHIIFMVTWFAGLFYLPRIFVYHASTTDPETSATFKIMERKLMIMTHIGGALTIIFGLILVMQNPILWKFGWFHFKLTLVFLLVIYHYFCYHYMMVFRKDQNKHSHKFYRYFNEIPSVILIIVVFLVILKGIPFVNFW, encoded by the coding sequence ATGTCATATTTAGTCTTTAAAGCGCTCCATATTATCTTTATGGTGACCTGGTTTGCCGGGCTCTTCTATCTTCCAAGAATCTTCGTCTATCACGCTTCTACAACTGACCCTGAAACTAGTGCTACCTTTAAAATCATGGAACGTAAACTGATGATTATGACCCATATTGGGGGTGCATTAACCATTATTTTTGGCCTGATTTTAGTCATGCAAAACCCAATACTATGGAAGTTTGGCTGGTTCCATTTTAAACTTACCTTAGTATTCTTATTAGTGATCTATCACTACTTCTGCTATCACTACATGATGGTCTTTAGAAAGGATCAAAACAAGCATTCCCACAAGTTTTATCGTTATTTCAACGAGATCCCAAGCGTTATTCTAATCATCGTAGTTTTCTTAGTCATTCTTAAAGGGATTCCCTTTGTGAACTTCTGGTAG
- a CDS encoding YgiQ family radical SAM protein, producing the protein MRQFDGVTPLFSYRKYWAHRFGTAPFLPTTREEMDLLGWDSCDIIFVTGDSYIDHPSFGTAILGRLLEAQGFRVGVISQPNWRSSEDFERLGPPNLYFAVNSGNMDSMVNHYTSDRKIRRNDAYTAGDVAGKRPDRAVIVYTQKLREAFKDIPIIIGGIEASLRRVAHYDHWTEVVRRSILVDSAADLLLYGNGERSITELSHRLANGETIDQITDIRGSAMLRPHGKHHFNRHELDSTHFDHVGKIDPYINPYGESVDAKKCQTNVALEAPTDAQAGKSEKITRTDVTIRLPSFDDVSTTPALYAHSSRILHLETNPFNARPLVQQHGDLDVYLNPPPIPLSTKEMDAVYALPFERAPHPSYGDAHIPAWEMIKHSVSIMRGCFGGCSFCSITEHEGRIIQSRSEKSILNEIEEIRDRDPSFTGYISDLGGPTANMYRLACKDPNIEKHCRKLSCVFPGICQNLDTNHKPLIELYRKAREIDGIKRIHIASGVRYDLASQEPEYIKELVTHHVGGYLKIAPEHTEEGPLSKMMKPSMKAYEDFKVLFEKYSKEAGKEQYLIPYFIAAHPGTTDEDMLNLALWLKKNDLRADQVQAFLPTPMALSTAMYYSERNPLKPIRRNSEHVGTAKSLKRRKIHKAFLRYHDPDNWPLLRQTLRYMGRGELIGSGKECLIPAESRRERERGTINRNGHRPNATRRGQKFTTNHQGIPRTKKSSRSK; encoded by the coding sequence ATGCGTCAATTTGATGGGGTTACCCCACTCTTTTCTTATCGTAAATATTGGGCTCACCGGTTTGGTACCGCACCTTTTTTACCCACAACACGAGAAGAGATGGATCTTTTAGGTTGGGATAGTTGCGATATTATCTTCGTCACTGGCGACAGCTATATCGATCACCCAAGCTTTGGAACCGCTATCTTAGGTCGATTATTAGAAGCGCAAGGCTTTCGTGTTGGCGTAATCTCCCAACCCAATTGGCGCTCATCAGAGGATTTTGAACGTTTAGGGCCACCCAATCTCTATTTCGCCGTCAACTCCGGCAATATGGATTCTATGGTCAATCACTATACTTCTGATCGTAAAATTCGTCGCAATGATGCCTATACTGCCGGGGATGTTGCCGGTAAGCGCCCAGATCGTGCAGTGATTGTCTATACCCAAAAACTTCGGGAAGCATTTAAAGATATTCCAATTATTATTGGCGGGATTGAAGCCTCTCTTCGCCGAGTGGCTCATTATGATCACTGGACAGAAGTAGTACGCCGTTCGATTTTAGTCGATAGCGCTGCGGATCTTCTACTCTATGGTAATGGGGAACGTTCTATTACTGAACTGAGTCATCGTCTTGCCAATGGAGAAACAATTGATCAAATTACCGATATTCGTGGATCGGCTATGTTGCGTCCTCATGGTAAACATCATTTTAATCGCCATGAACTCGATTCAACACATTTTGATCATGTTGGGAAAATTGACCCTTATATCAATCCTTATGGGGAATCAGTGGATGCCAAGAAATGCCAAACGAATGTTGCGCTAGAAGCACCAACCGATGCACAGGCTGGAAAAAGCGAAAAAATTACCCGTACAGATGTCACAATCCGTCTTCCTAGTTTTGATGATGTTTCGACAACGCCGGCGCTCTATGCCCATTCTAGTCGAATTTTACACCTTGAAACGAACCCTTTTAATGCGCGCCCTTTAGTGCAGCAACATGGGGATTTAGATGTCTATCTTAATCCACCGCCTATTCCCCTCTCAACGAAAGAGATGGATGCTGTCTACGCGCTCCCCTTTGAACGTGCGCCCCATCCTAGTTACGGCGATGCCCATATCCCTGCTTGGGAGATGATTAAACACTCTGTCAGCATTATGCGGGGATGTTTTGGCGGTTGCTCTTTCTGCTCGATTACTGAGCACGAGGGACGAATTATTCAGAGTCGTTCAGAGAAATCAATTCTCAATGAAATTGAAGAGATTCGCGATCGTGATCCAAGCTTTACAGGTTATATCTCCGATTTGGGGGGACCTACCGCTAATATGTATCGATTGGCTTGTAAAGATCCGAATATCGAAAAGCATTGCCGGAAACTCTCTTGTGTCTTCCCTGGCATTTGCCAAAATCTCGATACCAATCATAAACCCCTGATCGAGCTCTACCGTAAAGCGCGGGAGATTGATGGTATTAAACGTATTCATATTGCTTCCGGCGTTCGTTATGATCTGGCATCTCAAGAGCCGGAATATATCAAAGAATTAGTCACTCATCATGTAGGTGGATACCTCAAAATTGCACCGGAGCATACTGAAGAAGGTCCGCTTTCTAAAATGATGAAACCATCCATGAAAGCATACGAAGACTTTAAAGTACTCTTTGAAAAATACTCCAAAGAGGCCGGCAAAGAGCAATATCTCATTCCCTACTTTATTGCGGCTCACCCGGGAACAACCGATGAAGATATGCTTAATCTTGCGCTTTGGCTCAAGAAAAATGATCTTCGTGCCGATCAAGTACAAGCCTTCCTACCCACACCGATGGCGCTCTCCACAGCGATGTATTACTCAGAGCGTAATCCTCTCAAACCCATTCGCCGCAATTCAGAGCACGTAGGAACAGCAAAAAGCCTCAAGCGCCGGAAAATTCATAAAGCATTCCTCCGCTATCATGATCCTGATAATTGGCCATTACTTCGCCAAACACTGAGATACATGGGTCGAGGGGAACTCATTGGTTCTGGTAAAGAGTGTTTAATCCCCGCAGAGAGCCGTAGAGAACGGGAACGCGGTACGATTAATCGAAATGGTCATCGCCCTAATGCTACTAGACGTGGTCAAAAATTCACGACGAATCATCAGGGAATTCCAAGAACGAAGAAATCTAGTAGAAGCAAGTAA
- a CDS encoding YegP family protein → MSGKFEIFLAKNDKFYFRLKAGNGEIILSSQGYATKTSCKKGIASVQKNSVDPNRYEKKSSDTGKFSFNLKATNGQVVGSSQSYKSESGCDNGIKSVTKNAADATIVDLTAE, encoded by the coding sequence ATGAGCGGTAAGTTTGAAATATTTTTGGCGAAAAATGATAAATTCTATTTCCGATTAAAAGCAGGGAATGGTGAAATTATTTTAAGTAGTCAAGGTTATGCGACAAAGACAAGTTGCAAAAAGGGGATTGCTTCAGTACAAAAAAACTCAGTGGATCCTAATCGCTATGAGAAAAAAAGCTCAGATACTGGAAAGTTTTCTTTTAATTTAAAAGCAACTAATGGTCAAGTCGTAGGTAGTAGTCAAAGTTATAAGAGTGAATCAGGTTGCGATAATGGTATTAAATCTGTGACCAAAAATGCAGCAGATGCCACGATTGTGGATTTAACTGCAGAGTAG
- a CDS encoding NAD-dependent epimerase/dehydratase family protein: protein MNRKKVSIFGGTGFIGSLLSVALAKNGYRVTVFSRDPNVQNDASCYSYVEFIDQCKLEDEALIRHHMAGSDYVINLVGTLDNNRRRATKAHVTYPTKIYEIANDLGVKKMIHFSALGASKDAPGIFLSTKGEGEAALIDLAKNHTTELAVIAPSLVVGYEDRFTYHIARWVRTMPILFLPMAKAEVQPVFVNDILDAVLQILANDYEQTRFELAGKERYTLKEIAQKVAKEITPKKRTIIGFPNSFASFIALFIGFMSRFPYSRNLIKTSAIPSVTKRDDFAVLGLTPASYESVRQFEMPTTVLDKYYYDRLNARRSTKLS from the coding sequence ATGAATAGAAAAAAAGTGAGTATCTTCGGCGGCACCGGCTTTATTGGTTCTCTTTTGAGTGTGGCATTGGCCAAAAATGGCTATCGCGTCACCGTATTTTCACGAGATCCTAATGTACAAAATGATGCTTCATGTTATTCCTACGTGGAATTTATTGATCAGTGTAAATTAGAAGATGAAGCTTTAATTCGTCATCATATGGCTGGTTCTGATTATGTGATCAATCTTGTAGGAACGCTCGATAATAATCGTCGTCGCGCAACTAAGGCACATGTGACATATCCTACTAAAATTTATGAAATTGCGAATGATTTGGGTGTGAAGAAGATGATTCACTTCAGCGCACTAGGTGCAAGTAAAGATGCCCCCGGCATATTCCTCTCTACCAAAGGGGAAGGGGAGGCGGCGCTGATTGATTTAGCTAAAAATCATACGACAGAATTAGCGGTGATTGCCCCTTCACTTGTGGTGGGATATGAAGATCGCTTTACCTATCATATTGCCCGATGGGTTCGTACAATGCCGATTCTCTTTTTACCTATGGCGAAAGCAGAGGTACAGCCGGTATTTGTGAATGATATTTTAGATGCAGTATTACAGATTTTGGCCAACGATTATGAGCAGACACGCTTTGAATTAGCGGGTAAAGAGAGATACACACTCAAGGAGATTGCGCAGAAAGTCGCAAAAGAGATTACCCCGAAAAAACGGACTATTATCGGTTTTCCTAATAGTTTTGCAAGTTTTATCGCGCTCTTTATAGGGTTTATGTCACGATTCCCTTATAGTCGTAATTTGATTAAAACCTCAGCAATACCTTCAGTAACGAAGCGTGATGACTTTGCAGTGTTAGGATTAACGCCGGCTAGTTATGAATCAGTACGTCAATTTGAGATGCCGACAACTGTGTTAGACAAATATTATTACGATCGTTTGAATGCGCGTCGTTCAACAAAATTGTCATAG
- the bfr gene encoding bacterioferritin, whose translation MKGNKEVIDYLNVLLAGELAARDQYFIHSSMYEEWGYMKLYERIAHEMEDETVHAKLIIARILLLEGTPKMVPDQIHIGATVPEMLQSDLNLEYSVREALKKGIALCEEKQDYVTRDMLVVQLQDTEEDHAHWLEKQLRLIDTISLPLYLQHQLAE comes from the coding sequence ATGAAAGGCAATAAAGAAGTTATTGATTATTTAAATGTATTACTTGCGGGCGAATTAGCGGCGCGTGATCAGTACTTTATTCATTCTTCGATGTATGAAGAGTGGGGTTATATGAAGCTTTATGAGCGCATTGCCCATGAGATGGAAGATGAAACAGTACACGCAAAATTAATTATTGCCCGTATTCTTCTGTTAGAAGGTACCCCTAAAATGGTGCCTGATCAGATTCATATCGGGGCGACAGTACCTGAGATGTTACAAAGTGATCTTAATCTAGAATACTCTGTGCGTGAAGCGCTTAAGAAAGGGATTGCGCTCTGTGAAGAGAAACAAGATTATGTCACTCGCGATATGTTAGTGGTTCAGCTTCAAGATACTGAAGAAGATCATGCGCACTGGCTTGAAAAACAGTTACGTTTAATCGATACAATCTCATTACCGCTCTACTTACAACATCAATTGGCTGAGTAA